In the Rhinatrema bivittatum chromosome 6, aRhiBiv1.1, whole genome shotgun sequence genome, one interval contains:
- the NUPR1 gene encoding nuclear protein 1 — protein MAQCLASTANPSPTPKRLMQLEEGERPGQHSVYIRRGQRQEQRTQRRKGDRVVRRSQQALPSRPASVSAMSTSFVEAGKLQPTAFEVQYFDEYDFYNLTDRYTSGASRKGRTKKEASENTNRSNPCGHERKIVDKLQRTEAKKKDHNVQE, from the exons ATGGCGCAATGCTTGGCAAGCACCGCGAATCCCAGCCCGACCCCCAAGAGGCTGATGCaactggaggagggggagaggccaGGCCAGCACAGTGTGTATATAAGGCGAGGACAAAGGCAGGAGCAGCGTACACAGCGCAGAAAGGGCGATCGGGTGGTGCGGCGCTCTCAGCAAGCTTTGCCGTCTCGCCCCGCCAGCGTTTCAGCCATGAGCACCTCGTTCGTGGAAGCCGGGAAGCTGCAGCCCACAGCCTTTGAGGTCCAGTACTTCGACGAATACGATTTCTACAACCTGACCGATCGCTACACTA GTGGGGCCAGCCGCAAAGGACGCACCAAGAAAGAGGCCAGCGAGAACACCAATCGCAGCAATCCTTGTGGGCATGAGCGCAAAATTGTAGACAAGTTGCAGCGGACAGAGGCCAAGAAGAAGGACCACAACGTGCAGGAGTGA